TCGCTGATCCAGCAGGTGGTCGGCCACGGCCTAGCTGCCAAGCTGTCCGCCCGGCTCGGCGAGGGCGTGGTGAACGGGCTGCTCACGGCGCGGCTGGGTCTCGCCGCCATCGAGGTGACGCGGCCTTTGCCCTTTGCGGCGCTGCCCGCGCCGGCGCTGAAGGATGTCGCCTCCGGGCTCATCACCCGCGAGGCACCGCCCGACAAAGCCGGCGATCAGCCCTGATGTTCGGGCGTGCGCAGGACGAGCCCGTCCAGCGCGTCGGAGATCTTGATCTGGCAGGAGAGGCGCGAGGTCGGCTTCACGTCGGAGGCGAAGTCCAGCATGTCCTCTTCCATCGGGCCCGGCTCGCCGGTCTTCCCCGCCCAGGCCTCGTCGACATAGACGTGGCAGGTTGCGCAGGCGCAGGCGCCGCCGCATTCGGCATCAATGCCGGGGACACCGTTGCGGATCGCCGCTTCCATCACAGTTGAGCCGGATTGTGCCTCCACGGTGCGTTCGGTTCCCGCGGAGTCGATGAAGGTGATCTTGGCCATGGCGATGGGCTTCGACGCTCTTGAAGAATTAAAAGGAAGACGCCCTATCTAGCTCCCAT
Above is a window of Ancylobacter sp. WKF20 DNA encoding:
- a CDS encoding 2Fe-2S iron-sulfur cluster-binding protein; the encoded protein is MAKITFIDSAGTERTVEAQSGSTVMEAAIRNGVPGIDAECGGACACATCHVYVDEAWAGKTGEPGPMEEDMLDFASDVKPTSRLSCQIKISDALDGLVLRTPEHQG